The following are encoded together in the Triticum dicoccoides isolate Atlit2015 ecotype Zavitan chromosome 6B, WEW_v2.0, whole genome shotgun sequence genome:
- the LOC119320414 gene encoding peptidyl-prolyl cis-trans isomerase FKBP12-like codes for MGAELLLLGGKVSAGGAAGSGAVAASSAGAGRCVAGRRRLAPVQPAALQWQHSSHTRTRTTTDQKPPRQRCAAAELWRGDAEDGKMGFEKEILKAGTGPKPVKGQKVTVHCTGYGKDGDLSKKFWSTKDPGQQPFSFNIGLGSVIKGWDEGVMGMQLGEVARLTCTPDYAYGTGGFPAWGIQPNSVLIFEIEVLSAK; via the exons ATGGGGGCagagctgctgctgctgggcggCAAGGTGTCCGCCGGCGGCGCGGCAGGATCTGGCGCCGTCGCCGCGTCCTCGGCGGGAGCTGGACGCTGCGTGGCCGGCCGGCGGCGACTCGCGCCGGTGCAGCCGGCGGCGCTGCAATGGCAGCATAGTA GTCACACTCGCACCCGCACCACCACCGATCAGAAGCcaccacgccaacgctgcgccgccgcCGAACTTTGGAGAGGAGACGCGGAGGACGGGAAGATGGGATTCGAGAAGGAGATCCTGAAAGCCGGCACCGGCCCCAAGCCCGTCAAGGGCCAGAAGGTCACCGTCCACTGCACCGGCTACG GGAAGGATGGTGATCTGTCTAAGAAGTTTTGGAG TACCAAGGACCCTGGGCAGCAGCCATTCTCTTTCAACATTGGTCTGGGTTCAGTGATCAAAG GATGGGATGAGGGAGTTATGGGCATGCAATTGGGTGAAGTCGCCCGTCTTACG TGCACCCCAGACTACGCTTATGGAACTGGTGGCTTTCCAGCCTGGGGAATTCAACCAAACTCCGTGCTGATATTCGAGATCGAAGTTCTTAGCGCGAAGTGA
- the LOC119320415 gene encoding universal stress protein PHOS34-like: MATASLSSVVVAVDGSEESMKALRWALDSLRLRPDGALVVLHVQPPPGIAAGLNPGPIPFGGPSVAEVPAFTQAIESHQRRITDAILEHALKICSDKNVEVKTQVVVGDPKEKICEVAAELKADLLVMGCRAFGPVKRMFLGSVSNYCINSVGCPVVVIKGT, translated from the exons ATGGCCACCGCCAGCCTGTCCAGCGTGGTGGTGGCGGTCGACGGCAGCGAGGAGAGCATGAAGGCGCTGCGCTGGGCGCTCGACAGCCTGCGCCTCCGCCCCGACGGCGCGCTCGTCGTGCtccacgtccagccgccgcccggcaTCGCCGCGGGGCTCAACCCCGGCCCCATCCCCTTCGGCGGCCCCA GTGTGGCGGAGGTGCCGGCGTTCACGCAGGCCATCGAGTCGCACCAGCGGCGGATCACGGATGCCATCCTGGAGCACGCGCTCAAGATTTGCTCCGATAAGAAT GTGGAGGTGAagacgcaggtggtggtgggggatcCCAAGGAGAAGATCTGCGAGGTGGCGGCCGAGCTCAAGGCCGATCTGCTCGTCATGGGGTGCCGTGCTTTTGGGCCTGTCAAGAG GATGTTCTTGGGTAGTGTGAGCAACTACTGCATCAACAGCGTCGGCTGCCCCGTCGTCGTGATCAAGGGCACCTGA